A stretch of Nonomuraea africana DNA encodes these proteins:
- a CDS encoding ROK family transcriptional regulator, with product MKTATPAMARAINDRLALDLLLEQGPLTAPQLRELTGLSRPTVADLIERLRAAGLVEVAGEYGEDRRGPNARLYGVVTDRAHVAGVDIRRTGIAVTVADLAGRTVGTAARSLPGPLPSLIVAAVTEAAGGRPIEAAALGAPGLVHPHTSGLTGDNGVPGWRPDLLDEVRRGLGAQVVLENEVNLAAIAEHRLGAAVGHADFALLWLDDGVGGAVVLGGQLRRGRSGGAGEVGLLDMAGTTFCCAIEPGVARELPRAELVERIAQGAFTVAAVLDPGLIVLGGTMGREGGVELAAQVEERVAARSPAPTEVRASTVEGNAILQGAVLTALDLARDTVFG from the coding sequence GTGAAGACCGCGACCCCGGCCATGGCCCGTGCGATCAACGATCGGCTCGCTCTCGACCTGCTGCTCGAACAGGGCCCGCTCACCGCCCCCCAGCTGCGCGAACTCACCGGTCTCTCCCGTCCGACGGTCGCCGACCTGATCGAGCGGCTGCGCGCCGCCGGGCTGGTCGAGGTGGCCGGCGAGTACGGCGAGGACCGCAGGGGCCCGAACGCGAGGCTGTACGGGGTGGTCACCGACCGCGCCCACGTCGCGGGCGTGGACATCAGGCGCACCGGGATCGCCGTCACGGTCGCCGACCTCGCCGGGCGCACGGTCGGCACGGCCGCGCGTTCTCTCCCGGGGCCGCTGCCTTCACTCATCGTCGCGGCCGTGACCGAGGCGGCGGGCGGCCGTCCCATCGAGGCCGCCGCCCTGGGCGCGCCGGGACTGGTGCACCCGCACACCAGCGGCCTGACCGGCGACAACGGCGTGCCCGGCTGGCGGCCCGACCTCCTCGACGAGGTACGGCGCGGCCTCGGCGCCCAGGTCGTCCTGGAGAACGAGGTCAACCTCGCCGCGATCGCCGAACACCGGCTCGGCGCGGCCGTGGGTCACGCGGACTTCGCGCTGCTGTGGCTCGACGACGGCGTCGGCGGCGCGGTCGTGCTGGGCGGGCAGCTGCGCCGCGGGAGGTCGGGCGGCGCGGGCGAGGTGGGCCTGCTGGACATGGCGGGCACGACGTTCTGCTGCGCGATCGAACCAGGCGTGGCGCGCGAGCTGCCGCGGGCCGAGCTGGTGGAGCGCATCGCCCAGGGCGCCTTCACGGTCGCCGCCGTGCTCGACCCCGGGCTGATCGTGCTGGGCGGCACGATGGGGAGGGAGGGCGGCGTGGAACTGGCGGCCCAGGTCGAGGAACGGGTGGCCGCCAGGTCACCGGCGCCCACGGAGGTCAGGGCGAGCACGGTGGAGGGCAACGCCATCCTCCAGGGCGCCGTCCTGACCGCCCTCGACCTGGCCCGCGACACGGTGTTCGGCTGA
- a CDS encoding MFS transporter: MTNHRAIALVFAVHGAVAGTLSTRIPWLQEHLDLTPDVLGLILLCQPVGAFVAMPMAGRLAHRLGGRTATRLMLALWCACLALPALAPSPPWLAAIFLLYGMAAGTCDVVMNSQALVLERRLGRSIIAGLHGMWCVGSLAAGGVGVLAAHLGIDARVHLAVVSAVLLVVGGLAGRGLAANESSEGVPAPRRFALPSRAILAVGLVGFCGTFAEGASANWAAVYVTAVASAGPGVAAATYTVFMLCMAATRLVGDRFVRWMGAVAVVRGGGIVAVAGGVLVVAGRTPWVCMAGFALVGVGVAVVVPLVFAAAGGAGVTPGEGVAGVATITYLSGLIAPAVTGWAAGALSYPAAFAMITAIVAGMTLLAGALRPRPAGAVAQDRQLEPMAG, from the coding sequence GTGACGAACCACCGCGCCATCGCGCTTGTCTTCGCCGTTCACGGAGCGGTCGCGGGCACCCTGTCGACCCGCATCCCCTGGCTGCAGGAACACCTCGACCTGACCCCCGACGTGCTCGGGCTGATCCTGCTCTGCCAGCCGGTCGGCGCCTTCGTGGCGATGCCCATGGCCGGCCGGCTGGCCCATCGCCTCGGCGGGCGCACGGCGACCAGGCTCATGCTCGCCCTCTGGTGCGCCTGCCTCGCCCTGCCCGCGCTGGCGCCCTCGCCGCCGTGGCTGGCCGCGATCTTCCTGCTGTACGGCATGGCCGCGGGAACCTGTGACGTGGTCATGAACTCCCAGGCGCTGGTGCTGGAACGGCGCCTCGGCCGCTCCATCATCGCCGGGCTGCACGGCATGTGGTGCGTGGGCAGCCTCGCGGCGGGCGGCGTGGGCGTGCTGGCGGCCCACCTCGGCATCGACGCCCGCGTGCACCTGGCGGTCGTCTCGGCGGTCCTGCTGGTGGTGGGCGGCTTGGCCGGGCGGGGGCTGGCGGCGAACGAGTCCAGCGAGGGCGTCCCGGCACCGCGCCGGTTCGCGCTTCCCTCGCGCGCCATCCTCGCGGTCGGGCTGGTCGGCTTCTGCGGCACGTTCGCCGAAGGGGCCTCGGCGAACTGGGCGGCCGTCTACGTGACCGCGGTCGCCTCGGCGGGCCCCGGCGTCGCGGCGGCGACGTACACCGTCTTCATGCTCTGCATGGCCGCGACGCGGCTGGTCGGCGACCGGTTCGTGCGGTGGATGGGAGCGGTCGCCGTGGTCAGGGGCGGCGGGATCGTGGCCGTGGCGGGCGGCGTGCTGGTGGTGGCAGGACGGACGCCCTGGGTGTGCATGGCGGGCTTCGCCCTGGTCGGCGTGGGTGTGGCGGTCGTCGTGCCGCTCGTCTTCGCCGCCGCGGGCGGCGCGGGCGTCACGCCGGGCGAGGGGGTGGCGGGGGTGGCCACGATCACCTACCTGTCCGGGCTGATCGCGCCCGCGGTGACGGGGTGGGCGGCGGGCGCGCTGTCCTACCCGGCGGCGTTCGCGATGATCACCGCGATCGTGGCGGGGATGACGCTGCTCGCGGGGGCGCTGCGACCCCGTCCGGCGGGCGCGGTCGCGCAGGACAGGCAGCTCGAGCCGATGGCGGGCTGA